In a single window of the Acyrthosiphon pisum isolate AL4f chromosome X, pea_aphid_22Mar2018_4r6ur, whole genome shotgun sequence genome:
- the LOC100571223 gene encoding uncharacterized protein LOC100571223 isoform X1, translating into MADREVVQDEEEVILDLGGNEDMDLIQFFIDNKNKKIIPRYPDSYCSPSFEDNNTTKVDQDEKSNPYEINLSTPKENYKTILKWAVIPETGIPKFVFNYRSIFYLLYIV; encoded by the exons ATGGCGGATCGTGAGGTGGTTCAGGATGAG gAAGAAGTAATATTGGACCTTGGAGGTAACGAGGACATGGACCTCATTCAATTCTTTAtcgataataaaaacaaaaaaataatcccCAGGTACCCAGATAGTTATtg TAGTCCCTCATTTGAAGACAATAATACTACAAAAGTTGATCAGGACGAAAAATCAAATCCATATGAGATTAATCTATCGACTCcgaaagaaaattataaaacgattttaaaatgGGCAGTCATTCCTGAAACAGGTATtcctaaatttgtttttaattatagaagtatattttatttgttatatattgtatga
- the LOC100571223 gene encoding uncharacterized protein LOC100571223 isoform X2: MADREVVQDEEEVILDLGGNEDMDLIQFFIDNKNKKIIPRYPDSYCPSFEDNNTTKVDQDEKSNPYEINLSTPKENYKTILKWAVIPETGIPKFVFNYRSIFYLLYIV, from the exons ATGGCGGATCGTGAGGTGGTTCAGGATGAG gAAGAAGTAATATTGGACCTTGGAGGTAACGAGGACATGGACCTCATTCAATTCTTTAtcgataataaaaacaaaaaaataatcccCAGGTACCCAGATAGTTATtg TCCCTCATTTGAAGACAATAATACTACAAAAGTTGATCAGGACGAAAAATCAAATCCATATGAGATTAATCTATCGACTCcgaaagaaaattataaaacgattttaaaatgGGCAGTCATTCCTGAAACAGGTATtcctaaatttgtttttaattatagaagtatattttatttgttatatattgtatga